TAATTTTGTTGTTTACTATTTACTGCATTTTAGGAACCAAGTTCCGAATAAGGGTAGTAGGGTAAAGTAGTTATTTCATATATAAATTCATTCGATATTCAGAATTTTAGTTCGATTGATTCAAGATATTAAGTAAAATTCGTCTTTAAGGAGAAATGTTTTATGCCATGAATTCACGATTTAGGTAGAATATATCGGCAACCTCTTAAACTTGTCAATGAACGAATTTTGTTTGGACAGTCGAATTATGATTTGTTCTAATTGAGCATCTGAATACAtgataaagtatttttattcgACATTTTCCGATCAAATTTTGGAAACTTTTTACTCGTGTTCTATAGCGTCCATTACGTggataagttaattatttaaaatatgttaCCTTCCTTAATTATACACATTAGTAGTCTCAATAATTTCATAAAACCTCTAGCATGTTTCAACTAAAATTGATGTGTATAATAAGTAGGTGTCATGTTTAATTATGTGATTAACTTAAgtaaattttacctaaatcccatagtgCTTCTTCCCAATTATATTTTATCcctattcttttaaaaattattcgAAATTCCTTCTTTTTGGTGAAATTCGAATACATCACGTACGTTGTGATACatcacataaagtgatgtatccgatcgatTCATCGGGTAAAATGATGTATCCGACAATCCGATACATTACGTAAATGATATATCTTATcaatacatcgcgtaaagtgatgtatctgacttCCTAAtatatcacgtaaagtgatgtatccgaccgataCATCGCATACAGTGATGTATCAGAGAATATGAAAGAGTaggaaattttataattttttcaaattgtaggaaattttagagaatatggtaaaataagttgtgtatttagataatttttccttattttttagGAATCACATAATGTAGAGGGATAATTACCATTTTTTCCTACCCCTTTTCAATATACAGATATCCCTTAAAAAACATGGTAATTcaaatacattaattcagtaatccgaatacattaattcagtattAATTCCAGATACATTAATTAGGATTTTTATGTATCAGCAAGtaacatttaaagcatgatacattgaacatagagataatttatgaatcagaATTAATATATCcagattactgaattaatgtatccggatggaaagaatgaatttttgaaattttttgaaatgaatgaaaataataaaaaatatgataatttacaTAATAGGCActtaaaaatatgcaaaaaaaaatcaaaattaaaattcaaattatctAACAAAAACACTTTATCATGTGTTCAGCTATAAGCTGGCCGCGATTCAAATAtgtctttaaataaaatttattgataaatttaaGAAGAGGTGAACGTATTTAGCCAGATAGTTACATTGCGTTGAAGCGAGCTACTATTTCATTTCAGATGTCACcataatgatataaatataattagtatgaacccgtttggatgggcttataagttggtcaaaccaattTATAAGTCTTTTCTAGCTTATTATAGTGTTTGcttaatgctaactttaagccataaagttcttaaagtcagccaaaaatgaaaagttaggattcctaacttttttttttctaagtgcttaaagccattttctttgaccatggaaattacttttatatccctaatattttaactaaattctcaaactatcttttttattcttttaaccctaaaattcacatcattttcctcatttcttcggcataagcacttttattcaaacattcaattgcttatttataaaagtaactttcagcacttcaaagttctaaaaacacttcatacataaaagttatttttttaaaatccatcCAAATGGGCCGTATATCTTATTCCAAGGAATTATAGCTAGAACAAATTGGATTGGTTAGCAAGAAAGAATATTCACATAGACCACTATCCAACTAATCAACCtttattttaatctttttctccAAAAAGGAGGATACCTTTACGACGGTATTTTCATTTGCATAACATGCACAAGCCGAGACAGGCAGAATTTTCATtaacaaaatttcaaaatatagaatttaaatataagaaaaagtcaatgaaatatttaatattatatatatatatatatatatatattgattatatatttataatatttacgATGAATGAATCCCTTTTAATATTGGTACAACAAATAAAgaattttataataattatttaatgattatcgttatattatatttagcgataataataaatattctaTATAAATATTGCTAAATGTTTTATCAACTTTAAATATAAtgacattaattaattaactatcactaaatatttttatgaaaaataaatattactgttaaaaaaaattattatcattAAATGTCTATTTTGCTCTGATTTATCTTAGATACCCCATGTGCACAAGGATATGACATTCAATTAATAAAAAGGCTAATAAAAATGGGTATAAGAAGTGGATCTTATCACACACATGCaagctacttttttttttccttttctatcaataataaaataaaagtattcCATTTATggggaaaaaaattaataatggaGTTGGAATCCTCAAAGGTACATTAATTGACGTAGCAAGTACGAGCAGGTGACATTATTAAAAAGTGACAAGAGTAGGTTGTGGCAGTTAAATATTTTGCCTCtagttgtttatttttttatttcagttTGAAATGAGTATACAATAAAAGATAGCCCGGTACACTTAAGCTTTTATTATGCACAggatatataatatttattttaattttcgtCTACTAATTTAAATTCacattaaaaaattatagttCGTAAGTAAATTTTCATGCTAAAGGCAAATTTGCGATCATATTACCACTTTTAGTGATAAATAGTTTGGCAAGATATGAAATGAAagtatttttaagaaaaaattattgatattttaaCTGGAATATTGTACTTAAACTCAGAGGCTAAAAATGGTGATTAATGTTGAGTGGCTCCAAtataacagcaacaacaacacttctaaattttttattttttatttttaatcaaagtTGGACCGAAGTCCATTTGATTAATAAAAACAGTACCAATATATATTTGAAGTTAATACGACATATGAGTTTCTAAATTGAGAATACGAATCACATCTAAATTGAAAATGGGATTATGTATGCTAACAATACTacaattaagtaaataaaattagtACTTTTTCTCATGATGTGGTTACACAATTTAATTAACATaatatcataacataataaagaAGATGTTCCTTTTTAATCACACcgttattaaataaattattaatttgacCCATAAAAAAGAATTAGCTAGGCacatatatttaagaaaatgttAAAATTACAATCAAATAGATAAAGTCACACAGTTCAATACTCCTTGAGTTCAAATTGGGTACTCCATTTCAATCTATAATATATGtgtatacttttttttttagtttatttcaaaaaaatatcatcTTCTTATATTCAATAAGTTTTCAGCATTGACGGAGAATTTTAGTAGCTCAGTTTGATTGGCTACTTGAACTTTCACCTTTTTGATTAGTGAGTGTTCGATTCCGCTTTGTAATCCCTTccccaaattattattttttaaaaaagaagaggtTTTCAGCATTCacattttattcttaatataacattttttttttataaaaataacatatttaatatcacaaaatttaagtgacatactttaatttatgatacatcataaaataattcaaaactTTTCTTGTGGTCTTAATTTGATGTTGAATCAAACTAAgacaaaaaaaacaatgaaattGAGAGAGTATTTGATGCAGATAATGTTGTACAGTAATTAGTTGTGACAtgcttttttgattttttgggtCAAAAAAAACTATAGAAAAATGAGTTAAATTAGAGATAAGTACaagtaaaaaatagaaaattggCAATAGAATGAgacataaaatattaaaatccaAAGAGGAATGAATTGCCTCATGATGAATGATGCCACTTGGCTTAACATGTTTAGTTAGCTGGTACATTTTAGGAAAAAGTCAAAAAGGTTTGCTATATAATATGCTTCTCAATGCATATAAATTGGTATGTCACCCCTCTAAACCAATCACCAAACACTCATACCTAAAACCaaaatcttcctcttcttcttttcttgttaaAAACCCTCTAATTTCTTACAATATTTTTAGCAACTCTTTAagggaaaaaaaaatgaaggcaGGTGCTCTTGAACTTGGACATGCTTCAAAGATTACAAGTTCAATTCCAAAAAGTGGGGTGAATAGAGGAATGTCTATACTAGACTTGTTTATAAGGATAATTGCCATAATTGCCACATTAGGAAGTGCCATTGCCATGGGAACTACTAATGAAACACTTCCTTTTTTCACTCAATTTGTTGGTTTCAAGGCCAAGTATAACGATCTTCCCACCTTTACGTAAGCACCTCATATTTGATCAAAGCTTATAAGATGGTCAAACTAACTTATACCGATTTTTTAATCAACATGTTATTATGTTTATAAACAATTTAGATGCATGGACCTTAGTAACTAACTAGTCCACATGTTAATTTTTACAGGTTCTTTGTTGTGgcaaatgccatagtaagtgcATATCTAGTACTTTCTCTGGGGCTGTCCATCTACCACATCATGAGGAGCCGCGCACAAGCAAGCAGGATAGCCTTAATATTCTTTGACGcggtataaatattttttacactATCAGATTATCATAGAAATTACTTACTCCATATAATTACCTTTTAAATTAATGAACTATTTGTGTAGACAATATCTCATCACTAATTTaaactctttcttttttttttattgccgATAAACTGAAGTAAATtaatattcaaattatgatttaactCACCTATATACtgaatataattattaattttttgcaCTATCAATATGTTTAACCAAATGTTAGTTACATTTTCTACCAAGTTAATTACTCCCTCCCTCCCAAATTTAGTTGTCATGTTTCGTAGCTCGAGTGTTAATCTgattaattttaaaagttaaattggattaaatcaattcaatatattacagttaaaattattataaattcaAAAACTATCACTACTTGAAACAAAAGTTTTTCCCATCACGATTCAGTGGGAAATTTGTGctataaaacatgattttttttcctcattttctgCCGAATCAGCTCACCAAGAAAATGCATGGTGGAAACAAATTCTCACTGAAATAGTTAGAAACTTcctaattttttcatataaaaacattactatatttttttttacagattTAATCAAAATATCTATGGAAATAACTATCGAACATTTTTCAATGGTAAAATAGTGATTTTTTAGTAATGTATAAGAAAAGTAGTATAGGTTGTATTGTCAAATTTGATGGATCAGGAGAAATacatttgaaaattttggtCAAAATCTGCATAATTTAACTCTCGAAAAGTAAAAACATGTCAACTAATTCGGAATCAATCAAAGAGAATATCATGTTTATCATACAAGTCTACTTATTTAATCATCTTTATTAAACGATCTAGCTACATAAAACTTGTATTAACCTTTGGTGAAATGAATGAAGGCAATGCTTGTGCTATTGGCAGCGGGAGCATCAGCATCAGCAGCAATAGTATACTTAGCACACAAGGGAAATACAAAGACAAACTGGTTCCCAATCTGCCAACAGTATGACTCCTTCTGCCATAGAACATCAGGATCTTTGGTTGGGTCATTTGCAGGAGTTGTACTCATCATACTCTTGATCTTCCTCAACGCTATCGCGCTTTCTCGTCCATCGTTGATTCATTAATTTTATGCTTGTCAAGATTTGAGTGTATCTGTCATGACGTTTAACATGGTTTTTTAGGTATTGTGTTgtgttctttctttctttctctctttttgttttCAAGTTTCTTATTTGTGTGCAATGATCAATGATTCTTCTGTAcaagaaattatatatatattgaattgttTGCATTATGAGATCTCGGGCGCTCATGTTGTTCATATGTTGTATGACAGGTCtcttattaaaatttgattaagaGGAAATTTTAACTATGTGTAGTTTAACAATCATATATCACCTTGTATTTATAGATTTTCAAGAACAATTACAGCTAAGaataaaatggaagaaataatcacttttatttgaaattttaaaataataaataatttgagataaCTATGGTTAGAAATTACAAGATATAATTTGAAAAGGGGGGGAGTAGTATGAATTAGATCTTAGcaattttagtttttaacaAGCTACTCATCAAAAATCTATTTTCTTCTCACAaaactaaaatataaaatatctcTGAGATCTAAGGAGAATCGTGGCATGGTTTTGGACTATATATCTGTTGGAGAACAATTAAATATcacaataatataatttagtatTTAGCAAAATAATAGTACTGAAAATTAGATGGATATTActattataatattttgaagtagAACACAATTAATATTTGAGTCGTGCTGGATACTGTTTTAAGAAACTATTTCAGCGATGTGAAATATTTCTTCAGGATTAAACAAGTATTCTCTATTTAGATAGAAAATACAGaaatcaacaaattaattatatttaaatagaAGATACAGAAATCagcaaattaattaatattaatagcaAGTTAAGTTAAATTAGGaggataagaaataattaaaataaacatTAAAAGAGATAGGcaaaaggggaaaaaaaaaaaggagaacatgagatatatataaaagaaggcTGAAAGTTTGTTTTCACACTTATTCATTCCAAAGGAGAAATGCCCTTTTTATAGGCCAAAGAGAAGCTTAACCAAGTGACAAGTGTCATAGACACTTGGACAACAAAGCTTTATGCAAGAAGTCATTTGTTATTATATGCCAACACTTCATTTCTCTTTGCCAATTCTCCAAGAAAAACATAGCTTCTTCATTACActtttaaaatcttttaaatttaaaaacaataattcttttgaaataacCATTTTGCTTACAATCCCTCacatatttcaaaagaatttGTAGAAAAAGAATTTAACTAGCTGGATTTGCATGGGCAAAATGTAATAGATTTGGTGTCTTTTGAACTATGAACCAAACTTAGattgataaaatttaatttacaGAACTATCGGTGAAATATAATATTTCTATGAATCAATAATTTTTATTGTAAGTCAGAGACTTTATCAATCATATTTTGACCTCAGTAATTTTACTGTTCAACACGGTTTTGCGCCAATAGGCCATACGCGTGCCTggttgtcacaacccaaaatgggtcatgattggcacccacacttaacctccttggtaggagaaccaacgatacaaaccccaactaataacaataacgcggaagctcaaataaatacgttttccccaaaacctgaaagtcatcacatcaaggacatataattctaaatactaagtctagaatgtcaaacactaaaataaaataagtgacatagcTCGTGCCCgaacactaaggacatcatgtcatgactaagagaatccatcacgagctagaaggatagctcattCTTAAATCCGATGAACTTGAGACGGACTaaagctgaggtcgagtcgaagtctgtggaacactcgctgcactccacaatataaaacaagaaaagatacaagtaggggtcagtacaggacaatatgtactgagtagatatcatcggctgactcaaaatagaaattaatatacataaaataatagtggaaaatcaacaacaacacttaacaggtggcaaccaatgaacaattacataaccagtcaacaatatcaaaatcacacataaggactcaagcctccacatcacactcttttgaaatatgagtttttggagattggatagtattaagtaattttaatttattttcctttaatattaccgtactggaacgtgacacccgatctaaatataccgtgtcgaagcgtgacacccgatccaaatataccgtgtcggaacgtgacacccgattcaaatataccgtgtcggaacgtgacacccgatccaaatataattaatttatcattcttcatgattacattccacttcattaacaatatttcatcaagccttctttattcaaggcaccatttttgatagggcaagttcaagattatgaatttcatggcctcgagatttcagaccaatcacaacaacatatcaaccattcaaaccacaataattaaatgcgtagtaaacttcacacatattactccatgaatatcaatcactattaagagtctatctatgatatagaataaaaaccataacctacctcaaccgaagaaccgaagtaaagcaagctaatccaccaatgtctttgctttcttcaatgcctcagaccaatttcaatctatcaaatatataatatttataagtaaactaatccgtaaacaccaatattatatatatgtttaacttagacccaataactcacctaattctataaatacgttcctaatcttgatgccacttaacatgtccactcccatattttttgaatttcaaaactagggttaaacctcaattaaattaaataatcactttaaaacttgagcctttcgtaacgctttcgaatgatcaaaatctgttcaaatacataatctttataagaatacgaatccaatgacacccatatagctatatttattttcggatcaaaaattgggtcaaaaagtcgcttcgagtcattgaagtcaaatctgaaattttctttccgattatgttcactcatgataaaataaattcacatgtcaaatttcagctaaaacggatcgttatttgacccccaaatcaagattttatgtgaagaaccctagggttatatttttttattttagcattatttctctaccaatataccctaaaaatatgttcataatcgcataaaaatttagtgtaaaggatgagaataattatctTGACGCTTTGAaatgaaaattcctatttttctcttctcctttattttttttttccctttcttttctttcttcctccgtatttttttttcccAGCTTTTGATTCTGTTCGTCGTATGCTTTCTCGTTGTTGTCGCCTGTTAGGGTTTGgctcatttttattttcttaattaattgtgtatcaaaattaataaaccccatcctttttctttaataattggtatagagtattaattaaattaacactttaactcactaattaaataagttatttaaattcacccctcaactaaataatcatagttattGAATattccaaaatacccattaaaaatttatgggatgagtcttttatgaaataaaaagccctAGTATTCAAAACGACCTAAAGGGTCGTTACAGCAAATACCAATTTATCCACCGTTCGTCCTCGAACGGTCAAAAAAAGAGCGAGGGTTGAAAAGGGTACTTGACTCGACGAACAGATGTGGATATCTTCCACGCATATCCgcctcaatctcccaagtggactcctcaactGGACGATTCCTCCACTGGACCTTCACACACGCAATCTCCTTTTAcctcaacttgcggacctccctatcaagaatagctacaggctcctcctcgtAAGACAAtttctcatcaagcaagactAAATTCCAGCGAATAATATAGTTGttatcaccatgatatttctttagtatatacacatgaaacactgggtgttTTCGGACAAACCCAgaggtaaagccaattcataggccacctctccaacacgcttaagaactttaaacggcccaatatacctcggactgAGCTTACTTCGCTTACCGAAtttcaccacacccttcataggtctccataaactccatgtccctgacctttcggtctgcatactccttctgcctGCTCTGAGCGGCTAGAAGTTTCTCCTGAATGAATTTCACCCTCTCTAATGATTCCCTCAAAAtatcagttccccaaggtcttACCTCAAACGCATCAAACTAactaataggagacctacatatcctcccatacaatgcctcaaatggagccatatcaatactcgagtgataactgttattatacgaaaactctgccaagggtagaaactgatcccaatgaccaccaaaatctattaCGCACtcacgaagcatatcctccagcacttgaattgtcctttcggactgcccatcggtctgagggtgaaatgtagtactaagatccaatctagtacctaactcaacATGCAAGGTCCtctaaaagttagaagtaaattgcgtacctctatctgatatgataaaaattggaactccatgtaatcgaatAATTTTGcagatatagagtttggctaacttctctgcatcataagtcaccttgactgaaatgaagtgagcagacttagttaaccggtcaacaatcacccatatcgaatcaaacttacccaatgtctttggaaggCCGACCACAAAATTCATTGCAATCCttttccacttccattcaggaatgggcactCTTTGAAGTTTCCCTCCAGGcatttggtgctcatattttacctgttgacaatttggacaatgggcCAAAAAAACATCAACAATGTCACACTTTattctgctccaccaataatgctgtctcaaatcgcgatacatcttggttgcaccagaATATATAGAGTACCTCGAAATGTGAGCCTATACACGAATAGTctgaatcaaattattaataCGGGGCACACATACCTGCCTCTTAATCCTCAAGACATCTTCCTCATCGATCACAACCTCTTTGGCCTCTCCATATCACGAATCCGTctcagcttctcatcatcaaacttcttttctttaatcttgccaaggaaagaaaatcttgcctccacacaggcCAAAAATTCTCCTTTCTCagttacttccagcctcataaagCTATTggccagagtttgaacctctctagccaatggacgtctggaaacctgcaaatgagctaaacttctCATGCTCTCTacttttctgctcaaggcatcggccactacattagcttttcccaAATGATAAGGAATAGtaatatcatagtcctttagcaattccatccacctcctctgcctcaaattcaagtctctttga
The sequence above is a segment of the Solanum dulcamara chromosome 11, daSolDulc1.2, whole genome shotgun sequence genome. Coding sequences within it:
- the LOC129874458 gene encoding casparian strip membrane protein 1; the protein is MKAGALELGHASKITSSIPKSGVNRGMSILDLFIRIIAIIATLGSAIAMGTTNETLPFFTQFVGFKAKYNDLPTFTFFVVANAIVSAYLVLSLGLSIYHIMRSRAQASRIALIFFDAAMLVLLAAGASASAAIVYLAHKGNTKTNWFPICQQYDSFCHRTSGSLVGSFAGVVLIILLIFLNAIALSRPSLIH